One region of Desulforegula conservatrix Mb1Pa genomic DNA includes:
- a CDS encoding acyl-CoA dehydrogenase, whose protein sequence is MAEWIADKRDVAFVIHEQFEAGRLSDHKIFEDFSKKTVDLVLKEVRNLAIKEVLPTNHEGDKQGCQLDNGKVSIPDSFPRIWEMYRSGEWLAMSESSEWGGQGMPQILASAATEYLNGANMALFMYVALTHGAAHLIETFGTPEQKSTYVKKMYTGQWSGTMLLTEAGAGSDVGALETRAIPQPDGTYKIEGNKIFISGGEHDMVENIIHPVLARIEGAPKGTKGISLFIVPKYRVNHDGSLGAFNDVVCTGIEHKMGIHGNCTCSLALGSKGECVGYLLGEANKGMKVMFQMMNEARLYVGVQGLSLASSAYLNAVNYARERIQGPNMLKAFEGDLSGVPIIQHPDIRRQLMTMKAYVEGMRSLIYYVGFCFDQIKIQKDEARKDELNGIIDILIPVAKGYVSDKAFEVCSTGMQVYGGYGFVEEYPQAQLMRDCRITMIYEGTNGIQAMDLLGRKLGMKKGKPMMDLLAEIQIVIARAKAVDSLVPLANDLEVVLAKLGEAMMHMGKIAMSPDVMNAFAFAHPLLEAMGDVVMGWMLLWRAVVAEKAIIADKKDAVFYKGQINSARFFIETVLPVTHGKIRAILKTSNAAMSMDEAAFTS, encoded by the coding sequence ATGGCTGAATGGATTGCTGACAAGCGTGATGTGGCATTTGTAATTCATGAACAGTTTGAGGCTGGAAGACTGTCTGATCATAAGATTTTTGAGGATTTCAGCAAAAAGACCGTTGATCTTGTTTTAAAAGAAGTTCGTAATCTGGCAATCAAGGAAGTTTTGCCCACAAATCATGAAGGTGATAAACAGGGTTGCCAGCTTGATAATGGCAAAGTTTCAATACCTGATTCATTTCCGAGGATATGGGAGATGTACAGATCCGGCGAGTGGCTTGCAATGTCCGAATCATCCGAATGGGGTGGCCAGGGAATGCCGCAGATTCTGGCATCTGCCGCCACAGAATATCTTAACGGTGCGAACATGGCTCTTTTTATGTATGTCGCTCTGACCCACGGCGCTGCCCATCTTATAGAGACATTCGGAACTCCTGAACAGAAATCTACCTATGTTAAAAAAATGTATACCGGTCAATGGAGCGGCACCATGCTTCTCACAGAAGCCGGAGCAGGATCTGACGTGGGCGCTCTTGAGACAAGGGCTATTCCCCAGCCAGATGGTACTTATAAAATAGAAGGCAACAAGATTTTCATATCAGGCGGCGAGCATGATATGGTTGAGAATATAATTCACCCTGTTCTTGCCCGCATTGAAGGTGCTCCAAAAGGAACAAAAGGCATTTCGCTTTTCATAGTCCCAAAATACAGGGTCAATCATGACGGTTCCCTCGGTGCTTTCAACGATGTTGTCTGCACGGGTATCGAGCATAAAATGGGAATTCACGGCAACTGCACATGTTCGCTCGCCCTTGGAAGCAAAGGCGAGTGTGTTGGCTATCTTCTTGGAGAAGCCAACAAAGGCATGAAGGTCATGTTCCAGATGATGAACGAAGCCCGTTTGTATGTAGGGGTTCAGGGCCTGTCATTGGCTTCCAGCGCATATCTCAATGCAGTTAATTATGCCAGGGAAAGAATCCAGGGGCCGAATATGCTCAAGGCTTTTGAAGGCGACCTGTCCGGCGTTCCAATCATCCAGCATCCTGATATCAGGCGTCAGCTCATGACTATGAAGGCGTATGTGGAAGGCATGCGCAGTCTTATTTATTATGTTGGTTTCTGCTTTGACCAGATAAAAATCCAAAAAGATGAAGCCAGAAAAGATGAACTTAACGGAATCATAGACATACTGATTCCTGTTGCGAAAGGGTATGTGAGCGATAAGGCCTTTGAAGTCTGTTCAACCGGTATGCAGGTTTATGGTGGTTACGGATTTGTTGAGGAGTATCCACAGGCCCAGCTCATGCGCGACTGCCGCATCACCATGATTTATGAGGGAACCAACGGAATTCAGGCAATGGATCTTTTGGGCAGAAAGCTTGGTATGAAGAAGGGTAAACCCATGATGGATCTTCTTGCAGAAATTCAGATAGTCATAGCCAGGGCCAAGGCTGTTGATTCTCTTGTGCCGCTTGCGAATGATCTTGAAGTTGTGCTTGCCAAGCTTGGCGAGGCCATGATGCATATGGGCAAGATAGCGATGAGTCCGGACGTAATGAATGCGTTTGCGTTTGCTCATCCCTTGCTTGAGGCCATGGGTGATGTTGTCATGGGGTGGATGCTTCTGTGGCGAGCAGTGGTTGCGGAAAAAGCCATTATTGCCGATAAAAAGGATGCTGTTTTTTATAAGGGTCAGATAAATTCTGCCCGTTTTTTCATTGAAACGGTTCTTCCTGTAACTCACGGGAAGATCAGGGCCATACTTAAAACTTCCAATGCAGCCATGAGCATGGATGAGGCTGCATTTACATCCTGA
- a CDS encoding adenosine-specific kinase, with protein sequence MKTIIISIEKPETVNFILGQSHFIKTVEDIHEALVCAVPGIKFGLAFCEASGDCLVRWSGTDPDMIELAKKNASAISAGHSFIVFLGDGFYPLNILNTIKMIPEVCRIFCATANPVEIIIAETDQGRGIMGVIDGFRTRGIEDENKIAERKALLRKIGYKS encoded by the coding sequence ATGAAAACCATTATTATTTCAATAGAAAAGCCTGAAACAGTCAATTTCATTCTTGGCCAATCCCATTTCATCAAGACAGTGGAAGACATACATGAAGCACTTGTCTGTGCAGTTCCCGGCATCAAGTTCGGGCTGGCATTTTGTGAAGCATCAGGCGATTGTCTTGTCAGGTGGTCAGGAACTGATCCTGACATGATAGAACTCGCAAAGAAAAATGCGAGCGCCATATCCGCAGGTCACAGCTTCATCGTATTCCTTGGTGATGGCTTTTATCCGCTCAATATACTGAATACCATAAAGATGATTCCTGAAGTCTGCCGCATTTTCTGCGCGACAGCAAATCCGGTAGAGATTATTATTGCCGAGACAGATCAGGGCCGTGGCATCATGGGCGTCATTGACGGTTTTCGTACAAGAGGCATTGAGGATGAAAATAAAATCGCGGAAAGAAAGGCACTCTTAAGAAAAATAGGGTATAAATCCTGA
- the corA gene encoding magnesium/cobalt transporter CorA — protein sequence MSRNRKSQRTKAGLPPGSLIHIGEKLVEYVSINLIDYTENSFTERKVESIEDCREALVTPSISWINMVGLHDVTQFQQIQDVFGIHPLVLEDILSTAQRPRMEDYGDYIYIVLKMIYLEPESHQIISEQISLILGKDFLLSFQESTGNTFNPIRDRIRTSKGRLRKSGADYLAYCMLDAIVDNYFVVLEEIGEKIEDFQEQVIGNPSPEVLSSIHRAKRDMIHLRKALWPVRELVNGLQKTESSLIEESTDVFLRDVYEHSVQVIESIEMMRDMLGSALDIYLSSTSNRMNEVMRVLTVISTLFIPLTFMVGIYGMNFENMPELKLKYGYEGLWVIMILTVAVMITFFRKRKWF from the coding sequence ATGAGCAGGAACAGAAAGTCACAGCGGACAAAAGCAGGGCTTCCGCCTGGAAGCTTGATACACATCGGAGAAAAACTTGTTGAATACGTCTCTATCAATCTCATTGATTATACCGAGAACAGCTTTACCGAGCGCAAAGTAGAATCAATAGAGGATTGCAGGGAAGCGCTCGTAACACCATCCATAAGCTGGATCAATATGGTGGGACTTCATGACGTTACACAATTCCAGCAGATTCAGGATGTTTTTGGCATTCACCCTCTGGTTCTGGAAGATATCCTGAGCACAGCCCAGAGGCCTCGCATGGAGGACTACGGAGATTATATCTATATTGTCCTAAAAATGATCTATCTTGAGCCTGAGTCCCATCAAATTATTTCAGAACAAATAAGCCTTATTCTTGGGAAAGACTTCCTTCTCTCTTTTCAGGAAAGCACGGGAAATACATTCAACCCTATAAGGGATAGAATACGAACCTCAAAAGGTCGGTTAAGAAAATCGGGCGCCGATTATCTGGCTTACTGCATGCTTGATGCTATAGTTGATAATTATTTTGTCGTTCTTGAGGAAATAGGAGAAAAAATTGAAGATTTTCAGGAACAGGTGATCGGTAATCCCAGCCCGGAAGTTCTCTCGTCCATCCACAGAGCAAAAAGAGACATGATTCATCTCAGAAAAGCTCTGTGGCCTGTTCGAGAACTGGTCAACGGTCTGCAAAAAACTGAATCAAGTCTTATAGAAGAATCCACAGATGTTTTTCTGCGTGACGTTTATGAACATTCTGTCCAAGTTATCGAATCCATTGAAATGATGAGGGATATGCTCGGCAGCGCCCTTGACATTTATCTTTCAAGCACAAGCAACAGAATGAATGAAGTCATGCGCGTACTCACAGTAATTTCAACTTTATTCATCCCACTTACTTTCATGGTTGGAATCTACGGGATGAATTTTGAAAACATGCCTGAACTGAAGCTTAAATACGGATATGAAGGTCTATGGGTTATCATGATTCTTACAGTAGCAGTAATGATAACCTTTTTCAGGAAGAGGAAATGGTTCTAA
- a CDS encoding type III pantothenate kinase encodes MLLVIDAGNTNTVLGLYQREELVKSWRIRTERNITEDEFCILVKSLLKDSGIDLRVITKTVISSVVPPVMGILDAFCRKHLGHAPTWVNAKNSGGLTILYNNPDEVGADRIVNAVAAYRRYKTDLIVIDFGTATTFDIVTAKGEYLGGAITPGIMISAEALFQRTSKLPRVELFEPPASVIGKDTPGSMKSGIILGYASLVDGMVSKISKELGIKFKVVATGGLADLMTKVSDSIEVVDGNLTLEGLRIIGEMS; translated from the coding sequence ATGCTGCTTGTGATTGACGCGGGAAATACAAATACTGTTCTTGGACTATATCAGCGCGAGGAACTTGTAAAAAGCTGGCGCATAAGGACAGAAAGAAACATCACCGAAGACGAATTCTGCATACTGGTCAAAAGTCTTTTAAAGGATAGCGGTATTGATCTCAGGGTAATTACAAAGACAGTTATTTCTTCTGTGGTTCCTCCTGTCATGGGCATTCTCGACGCATTCTGCAGAAAGCATTTGGGCCATGCTCCGACCTGGGTTAATGCAAAAAATTCGGGCGGGCTTACAATTCTTTACAATAATCCTGACGAAGTCGGTGCGGACAGAATCGTTAATGCCGTGGCTGCATACAGAAGGTACAAGACAGATCTGATTGTCATTGATTTTGGAACAGCCACAACCTTTGATATCGTTACTGCAAAAGGCGAATATCTTGGAGGGGCGATAACTCCGGGAATAATGATCTCTGCCGAGGCTCTTTTCCAGAGAACATCCAAACTTCCAAGGGTAGAGCTTTTCGAGCCTCCTGCAAGCGTCATAGGAAAGGATACTCCTGGCAGCATGAAGTCAGGCATCATCCTCGGATATGCTTCTCTTGTGGACGGAATGGTCTCAAAAATATCAAAGGAGCTTGGAATAAAATTTAAGGTTGTTGCCACAGGCGGTCTTGCTGATTTGATGACAAAGGTATCTGACTCCATAGAGGTCGTTGACGGAAATCTGACCCTTGAAGGGCTCAGAATAATCGGCGAGATGAGCTGA
- the acnB gene encoding bifunctional aconitate hydratase 2/2-methylisocitrate dehydratase translates to MLDIYRQQIKERADQNIPPKPLDMKQAEGLVKLLLQPSSEDKDLLVSLLENRIPPGVDEAAKVKAEFLDKVARGELASPLASRERAVFLLGTMAGGYNIRPLVNLLDDSALGDLAADALSKSLLVLDVFSEILEKSKTNPRARKVIEAWANALWFTDRSDLAAKITVTVFKVTGEVNTDDLSPAGEAWSRPDIPLHALSMLKTKDPEGIKTIAELKKKGYPVAFCADVLGTGSSRKSATNSVLWHTGDDIPFVPNKRQGGICIGGKIAPIFFNTMEDAGALPIECDVTKLETGAVVDIYPYLGKITKTGTDEVVANFSLKTDVLLDEAKAGGRIPLIIGRTLTKKAREALGLPETDLFRSLSASEVKNCGFTLAQKMIGKACGKNGVRPGEYCEPVMTTVGSQDTTGPMTRDELKELACLEFSAGLVMQSFCHTAAYPKKVDITMHETLPEFITSRKGVALRPGDGIIHSWLNRMILPDTVGTGGDSHTRFPIGISFPAGSGLVAFAAAMGVMPLDVPESVLVRFKGKMQPGITLRDLVNAIPLKAIEKGLLTVEKAGKKNVFSGRILEIEGLPDLKVEQAFELSDASAERSAAACTVRLNKESVIEFIKSNIVILEWMTNNGYGHKETLKKRISEMKAWLDAPVLLEPDADAEYAETIEIDLDQIKEPILACPNDPDDVKTLSAVAGAKIDEVFIGSCMTNIGHFRASAKIFEGKSELPVRLWMAPPTFMDQRQLMDEGLYSVYAKVGARMEIPGCSLCMGNQARIAKATTAIATSTRNFPDRIGDGSNVYLGSAELSAVTAVLGKIPTKAEYLEMTTCLEKDSDKIYSYLQFDQMEKYM, encoded by the coding sequence ATGCTTGACATATACCGCCAGCAAATAAAAGAACGGGCAGATCAGAACATTCCTCCTAAGCCACTTGACATGAAACAGGCAGAAGGACTTGTAAAACTTTTGTTACAGCCTTCTTCCGAAGATAAGGATCTTCTTGTCAGTCTTCTTGAAAACAGAATTCCGCCTGGGGTTGACGAAGCTGCAAAGGTAAAGGCCGAATTTTTGGATAAGGTGGCCCGGGGTGAACTTGCTTCTCCTCTTGCATCAAGGGAAAGAGCCGTTTTTCTGCTCGGTACGATGGCTGGCGGGTATAATATCAGGCCGCTTGTAAATCTTCTTGATGATTCGGCCCTGGGGGATCTTGCGGCTGATGCGCTTTCAAAATCACTTCTGGTTCTTGACGTGTTTTCTGAAATTCTTGAAAAATCCAAAACCAATCCGAGAGCAAGAAAAGTTATTGAAGCATGGGCAAATGCCCTCTGGTTTACAGACAGGTCTGATCTTGCGGCAAAAATTACGGTTACTGTTTTCAAGGTAACCGGAGAAGTCAATACCGATGATCTCTCTCCTGCCGGAGAAGCCTGGAGCAGGCCTGACATTCCCCTTCATGCACTTTCCATGCTAAAGACAAAAGACCCTGAAGGCATCAAAACCATAGCCGAGTTGAAGAAAAAAGGGTATCCGGTCGCTTTCTGCGCCGATGTATTAGGCACAGGATCATCCCGAAAGTCAGCCACAAATTCTGTTCTCTGGCACACAGGCGATGATATCCCGTTTGTTCCAAATAAAAGACAGGGCGGAATCTGTATTGGCGGGAAAATTGCTCCGATTTTTTTCAACACCATGGAAGATGCTGGTGCGCTTCCGATCGAATGCGATGTTACAAAGCTTGAGACAGGCGCTGTTGTGGATATTTATCCTTATCTGGGAAAGATCACAAAAACAGGAACAGATGAGGTTGTCGCAAATTTCAGTCTTAAAACAGATGTTCTTCTTGATGAAGCAAAGGCTGGCGGTCGCATTCCTTTAATCATCGGCAGAACACTTACAAAGAAGGCGAGGGAGGCTCTCGGTCTTCCTGAGACAGATCTTTTCAGGTCCCTTTCTGCGTCTGAAGTCAAAAATTGCGGGTTTACACTTGCCCAGAAAATGATCGGCAAGGCCTGCGGCAAAAATGGCGTTCGTCCCGGAGAATACTGCGAGCCTGTCATGACAACAGTTGGTTCCCAGGACACCACAGGCCCGATGACAAGGGACGAGCTTAAGGAACTGGCCTGTCTTGAGTTTTCGGCAGGTCTTGTCATGCAGTCGTTCTGTCATACTGCCGCATATCCAAAAAAAGTTGATATCACCATGCACGAAACCCTTCCTGAATTCATTACAAGCAGAAAGGGTGTGGCTTTGAGGCCAGGAGACGGAATCATACATTCATGGCTCAACAGAATGATCCTTCCTGATACGGTCGGGACAGGAGGAGACTCCCACACAAGATTTCCTATAGGCATCAGTTTCCCTGCGGGCTCTGGTCTTGTTGCTTTTGCAGCTGCAATGGGAGTCATGCCGCTTGATGTTCCTGAATCAGTGCTTGTTAGATTCAAGGGAAAGATGCAGCCTGGAATCACGCTTCGTGATCTTGTGAATGCAATTCCATTAAAAGCCATAGAAAAAGGTCTTCTTACGGTTGAAAAAGCAGGCAAGAAGAATGTCTTTTCAGGAAGGATTCTTGAAATAGAAGGTTTGCCAGATCTTAAAGTTGAGCAGGCATTTGAGCTTTCAGACGCTTCAGCCGAAAGATCTGCCGCAGCATGCACAGTGCGCCTTAATAAAGAGTCTGTGATCGAATTCATTAAATCCAATATTGTCATACTCGAATGGATGACAAATAACGGTTACGGTCATAAGGAAACTCTGAAAAAACGTATTTCCGAGATGAAGGCCTGGCTTGATGCTCCGGTTCTCCTTGAGCCAGATGCAGATGCTGAGTACGCTGAAACCATCGAAATTGATCTTGATCAGATTAAAGAACCAATACTTGCCTGTCCTAATGACCCTGACGATGTGAAAACCCTTTCAGCTGTTGCAGGGGCAAAGATAGACGAGGTCTTCATCGGCTCATGCATGACGAACATCGGTCATTTCAGGGCTTCGGCAAAGATTTTTGAAGGAAAGTCAGAGCTTCCAGTGAGACTCTGGATGGCTCCTCCTACTTTCATGGATCAACGTCAGCTTATGGATGAAGGCCTTTACAGTGTTTATGCAAAGGTAGGCGCGCGTATGGAGATTCCTGGATGCTCTCTCTGCATGGGGAATCAGGCAAGAATCGCAAAGGCCACGACAGCCATTGCAACCTCAACCAGAAATTTCCCTGACAGAATTGGTGATGGTTCGAACGTATATCTCGGATCAGCAGAGCTTTCAGCCGTGACTGCGGTTCTTGGAAAGATTCCCACAAAAGCCGAATATCTTGAAATGACCACATGTCTTGAAAAGGACTCAGATAAAATTTACAGTTATCTTCAGTTTGATCAGATGGAAAAATATATGTGA
- the sat gene encoding sulfate adenylyltransferase — MSKLLPPHGGKGLTVCLLEGAAREAEIKKAAGLKKVEISSREEGDLIMMGIGGFSPLTGFMTKADWKGVCENFTMADGTFWPIPVTLSADKATADSIKEGEEVALVAKNGTVMATMKVTEKFAMTEADKIFECEKTFMGEGTATSADFWKIAKDDHPGVQMVMGQKEYNLAGPVKVLSEGEYPEKYKGVYMTPAQSRAIFEERGWNEVAALQLRNPMHRSHEYLAKIAVEVCDGVFIHSLVGNLKPGDIPAEVRVRCIDALIENNFVKANVVQGGYPLDMRYAGPREALLHATFRQNYGVSRMIIGRDHAGVGDFYGMFEAQTIFNKIPKNADAGKTLLCTPLKIDWTFYCTKCDGMASLRTCCHDKTSRVILSGTMLRKGLSEGTPIPDHFGREEVLDILREYYAGLENKVAIKTHSAATGAGQ, encoded by the coding sequence ATGTCTAAATTATTACCTCCTCATGGTGGAAAAGGCCTTACCGTATGTCTTCTTGAAGGCGCAGCTCGTGAAGCAGAAATCAAGAAAGCAGCTGGTCTCAAGAAAGTAGAAATCTCAAGCCGCGAAGAAGGCGACCTTATCATGATGGGTATCGGTGGTTTCAGCCCACTTACCGGCTTCATGACCAAGGCTGACTGGAAAGGCGTTTGCGAAAACTTCACCATGGCTGATGGCACATTCTGGCCAATCCCTGTTACACTTTCTGCTGACAAGGCAACTGCTGACAGCATCAAAGAAGGCGAAGAAGTAGCTCTCGTTGCTAAGAACGGTACCGTAATGGCTACCATGAAAGTAACTGAAAAATTCGCAATGACCGAAGCTGACAAAATCTTTGAATGTGAAAAAACATTCATGGGTGAAGGTACAGCTACTTCAGCAGATTTCTGGAAGATCGCAAAAGACGATCACCCAGGCGTTCAGATGGTTATGGGCCAGAAAGAATACAACCTTGCAGGTCCAGTAAAAGTTCTTTCCGAAGGCGAATATCCAGAGAAGTACAAGGGCGTTTACATGACCCCTGCACAGTCCCGCGCGATCTTCGAAGAACGCGGATGGAACGAAGTTGCAGCTCTTCAGCTTAGAAACCCAATGCACAGATCCCATGAATACCTTGCAAAGATTGCAGTTGAAGTTTGCGACGGCGTATTCATTCACTCTCTCGTTGGTAACCTCAAGCCTGGCGATATCCCTGCGGAAGTACGCGTAAGATGTATTGATGCTCTTATCGAAAACAATTTCGTAAAAGCAAATGTTGTACAGGGCGGATATCCTCTTGACATGCGTTATGCTGGTCCTCGTGAAGCTCTTCTTCACGCTACCTTCCGTCAGAACTATGGTGTATCAAGAATGATCATCGGTCGTGACCACGCTGGTGTAGGCGATTTCTACGGAATGTTCGAAGCACAGACCATCTTCAACAAGATTCCTAAGAACGCAGATGCTGGCAAGACTCTTCTTTGTACTCCGCTCAAGATTGACTGGACATTCTATTGCACCAAGTGCGATGGCATGGCTTCACTCAGAACTTGCTGCCATGACAAGACCAGCCGCGTTATCCTTTCAGGAACAATGCTTCGTAAGGGTCTTTCAGAAGGAACTCCAATTCCTGATCATTTTGGTCGTGAAGAAGTTCTTGACATCCTTCGTGAGTACTATGCAGGTCTTGAAAACAAAGTTGCAATCAAGACTCACTCTGCAGCTACCGGCGCTGGACAATAA
- a CDS encoding tRNA (cytidine(34)-2'-O)-methyltransferase — MKIERHVVLVSPDVHWNTGNIGRTCLGAGAFLHLVKPLGFSLDAAQVKRAGLDYWPKVKLHVWDSFDQLFSTLNPADEEIVLFSKGGSNLFWDMPRHDRLILVFGSETKGLPDEIIQRFPNSLFRIPISNEIRSLNLSTAAGIVLYESLRGLPVEHGR; from the coding sequence TTGAAAATCGAACGCCATGTTGTGCTTGTTTCGCCTGATGTTCACTGGAACACCGGGAATATTGGCAGAACCTGTCTTGGTGCCGGAGCCTTTCTTCATCTTGTAAAACCTCTCGGATTCTCCCTCGATGCTGCCCAGGTTAAAAGAGCAGGGCTTGATTACTGGCCAAAGGTGAAGCTCCATGTGTGGGATTCTTTTGACCAGCTTTTTTCAACTTTGAATCCGGCTGATGAAGAAATTGTGCTTTTCAGCAAAGGCGGAAGCAACCTGTTCTGGGATATGCCGAGGCATGACAGGTTGATTCTCGTTTTCGGCTCAGAGACAAAGGGTCTTCCGGATGAAATTATTCAGAGATTTCCAAATTCATTATTCCGTATTCCCATATCAAACGAGATAAGGTCACTGAATCTGTCAACCGCAGCGGGTATTGTTCTGTATGAGAGTCTGCGGGGATTGCCCGTGGAACATGGAAGGTGA
- the dnaN gene encoding DNA polymerase III subunit beta: MKFTVHKRDLVSTLTKIQGITSSRRSNLAITACILVKAESDSITIKATDLETGFEGIFPALVEIDGEVAINSKKLLEIIREFPEENICLYESENRWIKIFGGKTEFNIMGMNPGDFPQLPETSEAFFFEIGAQGLKKAMDKVTKIPPGGQDDRRPYVHGVFFEHVETEAGTIVRLVSTDAKRLFLSDYFAERTLPTWESCIIPKKGMAEASRFMEDDAIIQIAVHGNNLIVKKPTECMTISLLDGDFPEYGDLTCPATESVIEVEIHPLLMTLKRMSILTTEMFKTVLFDLRNNTLTISASNPEMGESMESLLLDFEREPIEVAFNPRFFMDALECIDDDKALMYIADKENPCILEGITSKDFKAVIMPVKY, encoded by the coding sequence ATGAAATTCACAGTTCATAAAAGAGATCTGGTCTCAACTCTGACAAAAATCCAGGGGATCACATCATCCAGAAGGAGTAATCTTGCAATTACAGCATGCATTCTGGTCAAGGCTGAATCTGACAGCATCACAATCAAAGCCACAGACCTGGAAACAGGATTCGAAGGAATCTTCCCGGCGTTGGTGGAAATTGACGGGGAAGTAGCCATTAACTCCAAAAAGCTTCTTGAAATCATCAGGGAGTTCCCTGAAGAAAATATCTGCCTATATGAGAGCGAAAACAGGTGGATAAAAATTTTTGGAGGCAAGACTGAATTCAATATAATGGGAATGAACCCCGGAGATTTCCCCCAGCTGCCTGAAACATCAGAGGCTTTTTTTTTTGAAATTGGCGCACAAGGCCTTAAAAAAGCCATGGACAAAGTCACAAAAATACCTCCCGGAGGACAGGATGACCGCAGGCCATATGTCCACGGAGTCTTTTTCGAGCACGTTGAAACAGAGGCAGGCACAATAGTCCGCCTCGTCTCCACAGATGCCAAAAGACTTTTTTTGAGCGATTATTTTGCTGAAAGAACTCTGCCTACATGGGAAAGCTGCATAATCCCGAAAAAAGGCATGGCAGAAGCAAGCAGATTCATGGAAGATGACGCGATTATCCAGATTGCGGTTCACGGCAACAATCTCATAGTCAAAAAGCCAACCGAATGCATGACAATAAGCCTTCTCGACGGTGATTTCCCTGAATACGGAGATCTGACATGCCCGGCAACAGAATCTGTAATTGAAGTTGAAATACATCCTTTGCTAATGACGCTGAAAAGGATGTCAATACTTACGACAGAGATGTTCAAAACCGTATTATTCGATCTGAGGAACAACACGCTGACCATCAGCGCATCAAACCCTGAAATGGGCGAATCAATGGAATCCTTGCTCCTTGATTTTGAAAGAGAGCCCATAGAAGTGGCTTTCAATCCGAGATTTTTCATGGACGCGCTGGAGTGCATAGACGATGACAAGGCGCTCATGTACATAGCTGACAAAGAAAATCCATGCATACTCGAAGGAATTACATCAAAAGATTTCAAGGCGGTAATAATGCCGGTCAAGTACTGA